A DNA window from Nymphalis io chromosome 28, ilAglIoxx1.1, whole genome shotgun sequence contains the following coding sequences:
- the LOC126779039 gene encoding uncharacterized protein LOC126779039, translating into MRHLFASIPKHPVAKYLKKKCFITGLDLQKRWRNIRDAFVKAHKAKESKSGSAAKKKVPYVFYDNLLFIKDTVTVNRTDGNGTGNDDENTSIQTEINVPSMSSLPPKRRKKNNDDNEVGAQLVGVLSKNLERKNMDDDDDRLFFLSLVKEFKKIPEHRQMQTKLDILKVIKDAQQFFDYSNASWSFSRANNTYRGYQTAHYSRNNPHTELMQSLDVGRPPSQNFEVQSPLSTHSHQSQNSEHSSYIELFNSINDTEDDLNV; encoded by the exons ATGCGCCACTTATTCGCAAGTATCCCAAAA CATCCTGTTGCcaaatatctgaaaaaaaaatgttttattactgGTCTGGATCTTCAAAAAAGGTGGAGAAACATTCGCGACGCTTTTGTAAAGGCCCATAAAGCAAAAGAAAGCAAGAGTGGGTCTGCAGCAAAAAAGAAGGTCCCATATGTATTCTatgataatcttttatttataaaagatacagTAACGGTTAACCGCACAGATGGTAATGGTACAGGAAATGACGATGAAAACACGAGTATACAGACAGAAATCAATGTTCCGTCAATGTCTTCATTGCCGCCAAAAAGACGTAAGAAAAACAACGATGATAATGAAGTCGGTGCACAGTTAGTTGGAGTGTTGAGTAAAAATTTAGAAAGAAAGAATATGGATGATGACGACGATCGCCTTTTTTTCTTATCATTGGTAAAGGAATTTAAGAAAATACCTGAGCACAGGCAAATGCAGACaaagttagatattttaaaagtaataaaggaTGCACAGCAGTTCTTTGATTATTCAAACGCGTCATGGAGTTTTTCAAGGGCTAATAATACCTATCGTGGATATCAAACGGCACATTATTCAAGAAATAATCCTCACACTGAGCTTATGCAATCATTGGACGTTGGACGACCACCTTCTCAAAATTTTGAGGTACAATCGCCATTATCAACTCACAGTCACCAGTCTCAAAACAGTGAACACTCGTCTTATATTGaactttttaattctattaatgATACTGAGGATGATTTAAATGTTTGA